The Mercenaria mercenaria strain notata chromosome 6, MADL_Memer_1, whole genome shotgun sequence genome contains the following window.
atgtatatatttttattaaacgtCTCGATAGAGCGATATAATGCGTCCTTTTAAATAAACCCAGCTGTTAAGAAAAGTTCATTAGTTAGACCGTAGTCAGTATTTATATGAAACCGTTTAGTTCATAAACCTGACTTTTATCAAGATATTTGTGtcagtactttgattcagtgtaaAAAAGCAGACATTTGTAATTGATTTTACATCGCTGTCTTGTTACACAGCTATCTGTGATTTAGACTTACATTCTTATGGCGGAAGGGTTGAAAATGATCACGTCACGTGATGGAATAGCAACAGTGCATATGACCAATGGAGAGAATCGTTTTCGATTGTCGTTTGTTAATGCTTGGATGAAAATACTGGATGAAATAGAAAAGTAATTACATGTAAAGTTAGCTACTACATTTAGTTTCCGGCGTGTCCTGTTTTATACTTCTGTTTGCGATTATTAAATTTAATGCATGTAGTATAAGATTGTGAAATGGGGTGGATTTAAACAGATCtgagttttgtgtgtgtgtttgataTGGGAAAAGGGTACGATGAGTCTCACTGAGCTGATTTTACGGTATTATAtgttttgaataaattatttttcttacattAGATATGGtctttgtatttatataaaagcGCCGAGTCCAAATAGATAGGGACATGTTATGCCCGCTGGAAAAACTACTCTGCCACTTGAATCAGATAATAACAATGCTTAACAAATTAAAACCACTGAACTGAGTGAAATTACACTATTCTTAGCTTTTTGTCGAGCCCGTAAGGGAGCAAAGACAATAGTTGTCCAAAtagctgttcggtgtatgtgcacgtgtgcgtgcgtgcgtcagtgcgtccgtccggatttctttgtccggaccataagttTGTCATCGACTGTGGGATTTTACCATGAGACGGCGTGTCGCGCGAAACACCCGTGTcaatattttaaaggtcaaggtcacaatatgactataattgaccttgtccggacaataacttcgtcattgaatgtgggattttaaaataacctggcacaattgttaaCCACCATGAGATGGTGTGTCGCCTGCAACACCGGCGTAAATatcttaaaggtaaaggtcacacttggagtttaaaggtcaaatatggctataattgaccttgtccggacaataactttgtcactGAATgtaggattttaaaataacttggcacaattgttcaccaccatgagagggcgtgtcttgcgcaaaactcgtgtcaatatcttaaaggttaaggtcacactttgtgtttaaaggtcaaatattgcTATAATTGACCTTCTCCGGACAATGACTTCGTCATTGGATGtaggattataaaataaccaggcacaattgttttttttggcacaaatatttgtctcagtgagacagagtttcgtgtgcaactcccagtccttttgacagctggcgggctcgacatgttgcccttggcCATCTAGTTTAACATCGCTTtcgtttaaatttcatttaccaCGGGTATATACGTATTGTATATAAAGCTTAGGTTTTTGTAATTAACTTTGttcatttttatcttgattatgaATAGAATAGTATTAAAAATTGTTAAGAGATTTTTTTACCTTTGTTAATTACAATGGTATTATTTTTAGGAACAGTGGTATAAAAGGAGTAATAATAACAGGAAATGAGAAATACTTCAGTCTGGGTCTCGATGTTGCTTATCTTAGCACACAGACTGCAGAGTATTTAGAGGAAACGAGAATCAGCACAGCAAAGCTCTACAAACGAGTAACTCAGTTACCAGTCCCAACTGTTGCCGCAATTAATGGTACGTGATCTTATTCAACGAGGTATTTTTTGTCTATTGTTACAGTTTTAGATCCTGAATAAATGTCATCAATCTATCTACTATCAGATGGATTTAGTTAAAATGGACTATTTTGAAAGTATAAAGATTTTGATTTAATTAACAGAACATAAAAGTGTTACAAAACTATTTTATATCATTAGGTTTAAACAactatttatatcattaaaacatCTTCTTATATCATAGTGTCAATATGTATATAAACTTTTACAGGTCATTGTTTTGGCGCTGGTTCATTCCTTGCATTAGCATGTGACTACAGGGTGATGCGATCAGATCGAGGCTGGTTGTGTTGGCCGGAAGTTGCATTGAACATGCGCATCCCTCCATACAACATTCATTTATTACGGTGTAGTAATATTCaaagtttaaataacatttcaaatcaCTGGTTTAGTTTATTCCTGTTGGTAGTTTTTATATGTATTAGCGATACCATCTGAAGCACTGATATCATCATCATCCGTTCAGTAAAACAGGCTTTTGAAGTTAAATGGCATTAACTCAAACCATTCTTCGTTTCATATGAAAAGGTCACTTCAGACCTTATTTTCACCTTTTTCTACATATATATTCCATAAATGAagagaaaaatggaaaaagaataaagaaatgaACAGTTCCTAGTGAAAAGCCAGGATGTATATTTGCTCTCATCCGCACATCTAACCCTTACTTTAGGTTAAGATCTGAAAAACTTGCTATTGTTGGAAAATATAAACATGAAACTGTCTCATTTCCTGCATAATGCATTCCAGCAGTGAAAAAGTGTAGCCGTTCTACACGATAATGCACTATAAATGGAAAATTAAGAATCTTTTTACTTTGGACTTTTTTCAAATACAATGTACACCAAGGAAGAACATTTTACCGAAATAACTTACCGTATTCGTTAAAGACCCACcgcgacctagtgacctacttttttcacttacaaaaacttcatgaaaatcattcttgaaatacaggtaatatacagttatactacaagttttcaggtggacaatttaggccattccagagtaaatgtgttttgacaacttcatctgcaaacttattcagtcaatctcttttcagcatagtttcaaaaacatagatgaataactatcgtACACTGTAGAAACATATTGTGATTGAAATTTCACTAAATACACgtatttctgtacatattgctacagttattcaaaaaatgtcaagacattacacacattgtcttggaaCGAATATGTTACTGTCAATTGTAACTatagatacttgttatttttccttttcttcatgcaaaacatgtatagttaccatcatggaaacacaaaagaatacatttttttgtggcgcctctttaaaacaaaaatagatcGGCCTATTTCAATTTTAGCTACTGTTCATGCTATACATCTGTAACGAAGCATAGtataactagatgtgtgtccataggacacaggtgcctccactcctgccactgtaacatggttttatgactcaggttaaataatttttaagatgtttgcaacacaaacttttaagaaccttatgtgtatttttcacttagttagccataactccggcctagctgagtgaaatcctcaagagaacacttcacaggctataaaacaatcctgtaatgttttatgattttaggtcaagtttattttagcatacatgtttcacaaacttttttttagtaagtctggacaagaagtctggtcttgtgtaatgaaaaaacttaaaaaacaaaataagtcaggggccataactcctacacgactgaatgaatccggacgcgaaaccccaggtgcacaactgcacatgctgaccaacattcctgtaaactttggtgactctaggtcatactTTTGAGTACGCGGACACAAccattaaaatacaattttttactaagtcaggggccataactcctacacgactgaaagaatccggacgcgaaacgcCAGGTGCACagctacacatgctgaccaacattcctgtaaagttttgtgactctacgttaaatacttttggagctaggcgcgacacaacactaaaatgaccaatttttacaaagtcaggggccataactcctacacgactgaacgAATCCTGACGGGaagccccaggtgcacaactacacatgctgaccaacattttgtaaagttttgtgactctatgtcaaatacttttgaagctaggcgcgacacaacattctcggaaggacggacggacagacggaaaaaagcaaatctatatgccgCCACCACTCATGTGGGGgcaaacattatcggaaaagtcgatcaTGTCTTCattggtaattcagggtttacttcatggtaaatcaagGTTTTCTCTATAGTCAATActattcaaaagtagtacaacattttgtcacggataatggtttcactacccgattctaTTTCCCTTTTCTCAATAGTAACATTTAACgtattattgttacaaataccgtgcgagagAAGTATTGTCGATTAAAAcctaaaaaaagttttgtttttacttgtttttcAGTCTTAAGTTTCCAGTAGGAAAAGCAATACGGGATGCGGTATTACTCGGGAAACGGCTTACTGCACGAGATTCACATGATCTGCAGTTAGTGGACATAGTGTCATCACCGGAGACTTTGAACGATGACGCTACAAAACTGCTTCATGAAGCTCTTGGTAAAAGCGGTATTGACAGACAATCATTGAAGCAAATGAAAACTGACATTTATGATTTCCCTGGCCATCTTTTTGCCGACAATACAGCAAAACTGTAGTTTAGGTTAAACCGTGCAATGTTTTTGTCCTTGGTTTTTACACCGTCCAACGGTGGACTTTGTGAGAATATGTgatttggatatttttttttattcaggaaCTTGGCCAATATGGACAGCAGCCTTGTAAAGGCGACAAACATTTaaatgcaaatacatgtacatagaacaaagcgtatacatgtaataatacatAGCAGACACCATAACATCTTACTGTAGGTCTACTGGGAATGTAACATTCCTGTTTACTACAATATAATCACGAAATCGTGTTTGTTCAACGGTTCAAAAATCAATTGCGATTTATTTAAAACGTGTACAAACTTGTTTTAGATCTGTGACAAGTTTTTGTTATGTATTTATAAGCACTTCCTTATATATTGTGTAGTAGAGTTGAATAGTGAGTTCTAATCACTGTTACATATAATAACCAGATCTTGATTTGATTCCGGATAACTTGATTTTATACCAGTATATCAATGATTGTATGTcatattaaaaatgataacagacaCAAAATGTTTTGTCCGTAGATGTAGAAAAAATCCTTAGAACTTTGAAGACAAATAAAGACTTTGCTTTCTTGTTAAACCACTGTTGCAAACACTGAGTCAACCCCAGTGTCCATATGCCAAATAATACTTCCAAGGCCTGGTCATTGAGTTTCATAGATGTATCATGCTTTAAGAGAAATATGTCGCAGGGCTTTCAGAAGGGTAAAGCAACAAGCGTCTGATACACATTTTGATAGTTTCGCAGTGGCATAACTAGGTTATTGACCGGTGGATGTTTTATCGTCAGTCCACATATGGGAATTCTTTCGACAATTTACCCGTATCATGAGTATATGCCTgtcataaaaaaatcttcaaaaggtCTTCATCAACTGTTGGATCTTAAACTCTTGTAGGTATCAAATTATGAATGGGAAAGACATCACTTTTTATGTACTTGTCTCTAGCAGGTCAACAGCTCATCGGTATAGTGCAAGCATCCAGTATTTCTCTTTCTTGGACCTTGTGAATTTTTCGCCTGTTCTGACGAGGCACTGATTGTAGGTTCTACCTAAAAGAATTAAATGTTATTGTTACATTTATACTTAAAACGATAGGCATAGTCGAATACCATTTAACAGTAAACGCAAAACTATGTATAAGCAATTCTATCTCCGGTGTCGCAATTTGAGCACTGGATACATTTTGGCTCATTTTATCAATGTCTTCGCTCTTCCAGTGGATTAAACATTATGTAAAATACGatgatataatatttaaatgttttgtttgctATATTTTCCTTTTGAATGGATAGTTGATCACGAAAATAACATTTATGTACAGCATTATGGTATCTCAATCGTTCTTTCActatttaaggtttcgatggaggccttgagaaacaaaaatcaaataacaccaaatcatagaaagaaagagttgtttgacatgaaaattgaacagcatgtaaaacatgtatattactttacgaaacaagtgtcagtatactgatataaacattgaattccggaaaagggctgcctaaaggggctccacttccggacagttaaacggctttaaaaactcaccattttcaaagaactgttacacatgtttgttttgatgcatttgcaatagcgtgcgagtggtgaaatttcacgtaagaaggtggaacatagttttcagcaattgtttatctttttttctttacaaatggcattcattttcaaagggagacaactttttctcaaagattacttaaaataatcgaaaaaagttgtttccctttgaaaatgaatgccatttgtacttaaaataatcgggaacagttgtctccctttgaaaatgaatgccatatgtaaagaaataatgataaacaattgctgaaaactgtgttccaccttgttatgcgaaatttcaccactcgcacgctattgcaaatgcatcaaaacgaacatgtgtaacagttctttgaaaatggtgagtttttaaagccgtttaactgtccggaagtggagcccctttaggcagcccttttccggaattcaatgtttatatcagtatactgacacttgtttcgtaaagtaatatacatgttttacatgctgttcaattttcatgtcaaacaactctttctttctatgatttggtgatgtttgatttttgtttctcaaggcctccatcgaaaccttaagaaGATATTTTACAGGATATATCTTTGTCTGTATACAGGATGCCCGATTTATGATATCCTATTCCAAACATAAAATaacacaaagaaaaagaaaccacTAATCGtaaatttatctatttttctgCGCAAATCGTTCAACGGAAATGCCGCAAATCCGTTGAAGCGGAGCACCGATGGTGCCATTGGACGGATCCaaaaactgtcaatcattaatgtttatataaaacagaCTGTCCAATCGGGACTGTCAAATACGATTGACCTAGCTTACACAATAGACCATgtgcgttttgtttgtgataccgcttgtgagcacttgaccttggtatgaatagaataacaataaaGGGAGGAGTTACATGAAATTTATCGATAAAAACTGGAACTGTCCATTGCGTGATTAGCAGCTATGCTGATGGACTATTTAGTTTTTCaatactgttttaatattttgtgcAATGAGATTTATTCTGGTAGATCACAATTCATATAATAACCTCTTTTGTCTCGACCCTCTCTGTTAAATATGACAAATgaagaaaatacaaaaagaaaagtaTATGCAAATAGAAAATTGAATTTAATCCAGTATTTCTGAAactatgttttttttatctttcaataGATTAGAACTgaaatcatacttttaaaaatgtGCAAAAGAGTAAATAAATATATCACCAACACTGtcgtctttttttaaacaaactgtaaTGGAACTATGATTAGACTGATGCTACCGACCACTAAACTAAGAAACCATGGATTTGAACCTACCTGCTAACACAATTATCTACATTTCCTCAAGTAGGATTCCAAGGACCCCGACTTGAGTGCTTCttttgaatttcagttatatctcTCCAGTATTAATGTAACAAAATATAGAACTGCTTCGTTTTAACTTGGATTATCGTCACATCGACTCGAAATTGAACGTTGTAGGTGGAAAAAGCCAGTGAGCACCCTGTATACTGTTAGCAACGTCACTGTATATATTTACGTCAGGATGATAACATAACGGAAGTCGATTTCAAATCAACACAATCTTATTTAGAACGGCATTTAAATTAGTTTTACTATCTAGCAGAATGTGCGAACGGTATTTCTAGTTCAGAACGGCATTATAACATTATACTGGCGAACGGTATTTTGACTTGTCTCATTGAAAGTTGGACACAACCCAGTTAGATTTACTGCACTTACGTGAACGCCAGGCAAAGACTCCAAATATACAGATGATCAAATGGCTAAGAACGGCAGTCACATTGATCTAGAAACGGCAGTCTCAGTTAATTTCgactttgttttgaattttgccggTCATCATactatttgtttactttgttgcTTGGCAATTTGACTGTGTGACCCAGAACGGTCTGATTGAACCCAACGTTCAAATATAATATGGAATCTGCGAGTGCCGGTCTACCGttcgaccaatcagaacgcaggAATGACAACTTGACTTTGCCGTTCCAGCGATCCAAACGGCAGACTCGGTCTACCGTCCCTTGCCGGATGCAAGAACAATACGTAATACAATGGTGAAGTattaacataattaaaaaaaaatatttgattctgaacatttacatatgcaaTACATTAATGAAATATGTGTAATTTTCGTATAATCACGAAAACAAAATACTGAACGGGCAGCGCTACAATGTCCGACTTGCCCGGTAAAGAAAATTGACTTTCgacagaaaaacaacaaaaacatgaaaaattcacAACATATCGTAACATTTTGGATGTTCCTTAGATTAAACATTGTAACAAGAGTAATTAATAATAGTGGTGTGACTCCAAAACACGGAGATGTACGGAAATTTTGGATTTATACCTGCCAAAATTCCCAACCACAACAACAActtgtcaaaacaaaaatatctcaGAAAATCTAAGAAATATGCAAAGTTATGACTATTCAAGTGGTGTAACCTAAGAAATTATGCAGATTAACATGTAATTGATGTGAGTAATCTATTTTATAAGTATGAAACGAATGATTTACATGTAAACTGAGGTGAGGGTTGGCAAAATTGACattctaaaaatagtaacactTTGGCATATTATAACAATACTAATGAAAGAAAATGTCCTTTCTGTATTAGACTGCCTTCATCCATCATGCAGGCTTCAGACAGGCCAAGCCTCATGACTTTTCGATATTGTACACACGGAGAATACGTCTCGTTTCAGGTGACATTTGgcctatattttccttttttacttgGCAgagatatagagaatattaggttactgtctttcttaacttaaggggacgcatattgctacattcacagttcatacagaaatgcggaaggggtgcatattcaagaaatcgatggtgggaaaataaaaaacatattcctaaactgatataatactgatggacacctgtaatattcagtattttgtggataaggatgtggtactatgaatgtaataggaaaacagaggtccttgggaaagtacattcaacacaaaatgttaagcttttgtataaggaaaaaacagttttttttacaataacagtgttccaaataaggttgaagggatgagattttctttctaacacaccaggtttgcttaaacatgtaaaaatttaacgccacgtcatttcagctcgggatggacgccatatttctcattgataaaaatgtaaacaaaaaaaaatcaagtgggattagcattgcaagggcataacatgacattctacacaatgaataccttagaacagatatctaagatgctacacaggtcaggcgggttaaatgcataatggcgatcacttgaaattcatcttgaaaaggtggttaattttagtttatttacatggcttttaattttcccacgacttctcggcgattcactgcaaatgtattactgcgccggacgaaaggtaactctaataaacaacgggagacaacttaggtgtcagcacgtgtacgatttttaaaaaaaacatgtcgatgattataatttcttatcaataatgaatcctattcagatattcgtctttaatattagaaaattattaatttctgtggacatttgtcaaaaaatattacttacattggactactctgcgcatcaaactggtttccgcttcagttgtgagtaTTGTAAACTCCTCCCCGTCCTACTGAAAGGAGGTAGTCCCTACACCATGGAAGTAGACCATGGTGTCTTTGACCATGGAAGTATATCATGGTCCCTTAGACCATGGAAGTATACCATGGTCTCTTGCTCATAAATATGAGATGTTCCTGGGtttaaccagtactagtattgtgtCACTTCAGCCACAATACCACCTCTACCGGTGACCATGGATCTCCGCATCCATAGTGTACCGGGATCAGCCCCTATGGCTTAAACAGACTCAGTTCTTCTATAGATAGTCAATGCTATCATAAGAACTGTTCCTACTCTTAAGAATGGTCAGCAGCCCAACACTTACCATAAAACAGCCTTTAGTCAAACAGGCGGCTGACCCTTTCCTCACTCAGTTGCCTCTACCTGAGCTTTGCCTAACAGAGAGGGGCCTAGGTAACATTACTGCTAGTCCAAGCAGAGCTCAAGTCTCCTCTGTGACAGGGCCTTGCGGTGCCTGCCCTATCCTAGTAAAACTGTGTGAGGCTATACGTTCCTCGTCAAGGGTCTCTTGGACGAGGCTTCACCGGACTAATCTGTTTCAGAGTCCGTGTCCCAAAGAAGTTAAGCCATGACTGAGTTCAATAGCTTCCTCCTTCAGACTTTTCAGCATACCAAGATGAATGCCATCTTGACCTTAGTCACACTAACATAGAACACAATCAGACAGAAGAAATTGTTCCTTGTTTCACTGATTTGACTCAGCTGCTTGACTGGCACGAAACAGATCGGACCATGCCGGATCTGTCCTACCTCGttaccaatccaaaacaaacagcaacTTCTTAACCTGTTTCCGCACATCACTCAGCTCCACTACTGAGAACCACCAACTACACAGTCCAGTTTCATCCCTCAGAGCTCCTTGATCCGGTACCGAGATGGAACTCTGAAGGCTAGACCCCAGACCTTTTGTAGAGTCAGAGGTACCTGTCGCACCCTTAGGCACAACACGTCTTTAGTTTGTCCTTTCCGGGTAATAGGACCTTAGACTGTGAACTTGGTCGTCCTACAGTAGGCACTGAACCTGACTGTTCAGACGTGACTGTATTACCGATTACTGAGGCCCTAAACAGCCTCAGTCACAACCCTCCTTGTGGTCACCATGTTCATGTTTACAACAGCATGTTTAAACATATCTACCACAAAAGAGCTTACTCCCTCGGAGTAGTCTAAATCTATACCAGCATCTGGTAGGCTACTTTTCTCAGAAGGGTCATCCCGCATCTGAGACTACTATAATATTGTAAGGATTGGCTTGCCACTCTTACCCTCAGTGTCATCTGTGGTTCCCTCGTGATACCCGTAGACAGTCATGTCCATGCCAATGTTGTTCTCAGGCTCCCCGGATGCTCTGTGATGTAAACTCCAGGTAACCCCtttaccaacggcactgcgtcgtctacatcaagaaacccgtagacagtcgtacccatgcccttGTTGGTCCTAGGTCCCTCAAACGCTCTATGATGGAAGCGTCGGTGTCCCCTATGACCAACGGCACTACGTTGTCTACAAGGTTAAAGGACCCCAACTTTCGTTGTCTTTTTAACAATAATTACACCTGCCACAAGGCAACTGCTCCAGTCGTGTCCCAGCATGATACTCATTGCAATGCCTCCAACCGGCATTCAAGACATTGCCTTAGCTTTATCATGCTCACGACCTACCCCGTGCTGCAGCACAATATTCAACCGAGACAGCTCCTCCTGCCACCGTCTCACCAGTTAACCTTGAGGCGATGAAACCCCATGAATCACCTTAAACTTGAGTGGTCATTCCGTACAATACAGTTTACCAAATAAGAACATAATTACCATAACTACCATATGCAATGACATTTTCCTTGCC
Protein-coding sequences here:
- the LOC123548329 gene encoding uncharacterized protein LOC123548329 isoform X3 → MGKGNSGIKGVIITGNEKYFSLGLDVAYLSTQTAEYLEETRISTAKLYKRVTQLPVPTVAAINGHCFGAGSFLALACDYRVMRSDRGWLCWPEVALNMRIPPYNIHLLRLKFPVGKAIRDAVLLGKRLTARDSHDLQLVDIVSSPETLNDDATKLLHEALGKSGIDRQSLKQMKTDIYDFPGHLFADNTAKL
- the LOC123548329 gene encoding uncharacterized protein LOC123548329 isoform X1 — encoded protein: MAEGLKMITSRDGIATVHMTNGENRFRLSFVNAWMKILDEIEKNSGIKGVIITGNEKYFSLGLDVAYLSTQTAEYLEETRISTAKLYKRVTQLPVPTVAAINGHCFGAGSFLALACDYRVMRSDRGWLCWPEVALNMRIPPYNIHLLRLKFPVGKAIRDAVLLGKRLTARDSHDLQLVDIVSSPETLNDDATKLLHEALGKSGIDRQSLKQMKTDIYDFPGHLFADNTAKL
- the LOC123548329 gene encoding uncharacterized protein LOC123548329 isoform X2 gives rise to the protein MSLTELILRNSGIKGVIITGNEKYFSLGLDVAYLSTQTAEYLEETRISTAKLYKRVTQLPVPTVAAINGHCFGAGSFLALACDYRVMRSDRGWLCWPEVALNMRIPPYNIHLLRLKFPVGKAIRDAVLLGKRLTARDSHDLQLVDIVSSPETLNDDATKLLHEALGKSGIDRQSLKQMKTDIYDFPGHLFADNTAKL